One stretch of Candidatus Bathyarchaeia archaeon DNA includes these proteins:
- the ligD gene encoding non-homologous end-joining DNA ligase has protein sequence MTPTRPRYKPMLAKEAKAAFTDANWLFEVKWDGFRAIAYVDSELSLRSRNQNELLDNFPELGELKQLAYDVVLDGEIVVLTGGKVDFQALLERGKATSTTDITLKTAHTPAAYIVFDILEKDGKLLLGLPLTERKRILKESVQEGEHVFLADYVAEKGEVYFEAVMQKGLEGVMAKRKSSPYEAGVRSGNWLKIKKIHSCDCVIFGFTQGTGSRASTFGALLLGLYDASGKAVFVGKVGTGFSQALLQSLHDQFEQITTDAAPFEADVAEKVTWLKPTLVCEVAYQVVTNDGRLRMPRFLRLRADKQPQDCTLSQLSEVKPLQEYKAKRDFTKTAEPKPETPNSGETQIFVVQEHHARRLHYDFRLERDGVLKSWAVPKGIPLAPDEKRLAVQVEDHPLEYAKFEGEIPKGEYGAGQVLIWDRGTFETKVWTPKMVEVILSGERLQGRFVLVPLKKGGDKNWLMLKAKD, from the coding sequence ATGACCCCAACCCGCCCACGCTACAAGCCGATGCTGGCAAAAGAAGCCAAAGCCGCCTTCACGGATGCGAATTGGCTTTTCGAGGTTAAATGGGACGGTTTCCGCGCAATCGCTTACGTGGATAGCGAGTTGAGTTTGCGGAGCCGTAACCAAAACGAGCTTTTGGACAACTTTCCCGAACTGGGCGAACTCAAACAACTGGCTTATGATGTGGTTTTGGATGGCGAGATTGTGGTTCTCACTGGAGGCAAAGTGGATTTCCAAGCGTTGCTGGAACGCGGAAAAGCCACCTCCACAACCGACATCACCCTAAAAACCGCCCACACACCCGCCGCCTACATAGTTTTTGACATCTTGGAAAAAGACGGAAAGCTGCTTCTGGGTTTGCCGCTAACCGAACGCAAACGAATCCTTAAGGAGTCTGTACAGGAGGGCGAGCACGTTTTCCTGGCAGACTATGTGGCGGAAAAAGGCGAGGTCTATTTTGAGGCGGTTATGCAGAAGGGGTTGGAGGGCGTTATGGCAAAGCGCAAAAGCAGCCCCTACGAGGCGGGCGTGCGAAGCGGGAACTGGCTGAAAATCAAGAAAATCCACAGTTGTGACTGCGTCATTTTTGGTTTCACCCAAGGCACTGGCTCTCGGGCAAGCACATTTGGCGCGTTACTGTTGGGGCTCTACGATGCATCTGGGAAGGCGGTGTTTGTTGGAAAAGTCGGCACAGGCTTCTCGCAAGCGCTTCTCCAATCGCTACATGACCAATTCGAACAAATCACCACCGATGCAGCGCCGTTTGAGGCTGACGTCGCAGAGAAAGTAACTTGGCTAAAGCCTACGCTGGTTTGTGAAGTTGCCTACCAAGTGGTCACCAACGACGGAAGGCTGCGTATGCCCCGTTTTCTACGTCTTCGAGCCGACAAGCAGCCTCAGGACTGCACTCTAAGCCAGCTTAGCGAGGTCAAGCCGCTTCAGGAGTACAAGGCAAAACGTGACTTCACCAAAACCGCCGAGCCCAAACCCGAAACCCCCAACAGCGGCGAAACCCAAATCTTTGTTGTCCAAGAACACCATGCCCGCAGGCTGCACTACGATTTTCGGCTGGAACGCGATGGCGTTCTCAAAAGCTGGGCGGTTCCCAAAGGCATTCCGTTGGCACCTGACGAGAAGCGGCTGGCAGTGCAGGTTGAAGACCACCCTTTGGAGTACGCCAAGTTTGAAGGCGAAATACCAAAAGGCGAGTATGGCGCGGGGCAAGTGCTGATTTGGGATAGGGGTACGTTTGAGACTAAGGTTTGGACGCCCAAAATGGTGGAAGTTATCCTCAGCGGGGAACGGCTGCAGGGGCGGTTTGTGCTTGTTCCGTTAAAGAAGGGAGGCGACAAAAACTGGCTGATGCTCAAAGCAAAAGATTAG
- a CDS encoding DUF72 domain-containing protein yields the protein MGWSYGFWKGNFYPADLASKDFLKFYSRHFGTVEVDSTFYRIPNTKTITQWRQQTPDGFLFSLKFPQKITHIKMLQNCEEETRVFLERAAALREKLGVLLLQFPPMFRKQHFPLLERYLSTLPKGHRYAVEVRNKSLLTEELFELLRVHGVALAWVDAAKMPLTEQATADFLYIRWGGRPQSRYGHLGQGGN from the coding sequence ATGGGTTGGAGCTATGGCTTTTGGAAAGGCAACTTTTACCCTGCGGATTTGGCGTCCAAGGATTTCCTCAAATTTTACTCAAGGCACTTTGGAACCGTAGAAGTAGACAGCACATTTTATCGCATCCCCAACACAAAAACCATCACCCAATGGCGCCAGCAAACCCCCGACGGCTTCCTGTTCTCGCTCAAATTCCCACAAAAAATCACCCACATTAAAATGCTCCAAAACTGCGAGGAAGAAACCCGCGTTTTTCTTGAACGCGCCGCCGCCCTGCGGGAGAAGCTGGGCGTTTTGCTGTTGCAGTTTCCGCCGATGTTTCGAAAACAGCATTTCCCGTTACTGGAGCGCTATTTGTCGACGCTGCCAAAGGGGCATCGTTATGCGGTTGAGGTACGCAATAAGTCCCTGCTTACCGAAGAGCTTTTCGAGCTTTTGCGGGTTCATGGGGTTGCGTTGGCTTGGGTGGACGCCGCCAAAATGCCCCTCACGGAGCAGGCAACGGCGGATTTCTTGTATATTCGATGGGGGGGGCGACCGCAAAGCCGTTACGGGCACCTTGGGCAAGGTGGAAACTGA
- the ligD gene encoding non-homologous end-joining DNA ligase encodes MEKLTKVSFSNLDKILFPQQKITKAQFIEYIIKVAPKMLPFLKDRPLVLTRYPEGVDKEGFYAKNAPEGTPNWVQTTTIYSPSAKHDVNYVLCNDLDTLLWLANLAAVEIHMPLSAVPKRETPDFAFFDVDPEPPATFEAAVEVALLIKEKLDALGLTGYVKTSGKKGLHILVPLVRRYTFKHTRAFVHTVGIQLMKENNKVVSEFKDTKTPNKVFVDYMQNSHGRTMACPYSLRATPDASASTPIAWAALKKKLKPSTFNIHSVPSLKEEPWNDIFENRQKLEAK; translated from the coding sequence ATGGAGAAACTTACTAAGGTCAGCTTCAGCAACCTTGACAAAATCCTGTTTCCACAGCAGAAAATCACAAAAGCCCAATTCATTGAGTACATAATCAAAGTTGCGCCCAAGATGCTGCCTTTCCTCAAAGACCGCCCCCTCGTGCTCACCCGTTACCCTGAGGGCGTAGACAAAGAGGGGTTCTACGCCAAAAACGCGCCCGAAGGCACCCCAAACTGGGTTCAAACCACCACAATATACTCCCCCTCAGCCAAACACGACGTCAACTACGTCCTATGCAACGACCTCGACACGCTGCTTTGGTTGGCAAACTTGGCTGCCGTCGAAATCCACATGCCCCTCTCAGCCGTGCCCAAACGCGAAACCCCCGACTTCGCCTTCTTTGACGTTGACCCCGAGCCACCAGCCACGTTTGAGGCTGCGGTGGAAGTGGCGCTTCTGATTAAAGAAAAGTTGGACGCATTGGGGCTGACGGGTTATGTGAAGACGTCGGGCAAGAAAGGACTGCACATTCTGGTTCCCCTCGTGCGGCGATATACTTTCAAGCACACCCGCGCCTTTGTCCACACCGTTGGCATCCAGCTTATGAAGGAAAACAACAAGGTAGTTTCCGAGTTTAAGGACACCAAAACGCCCAACAAGGTATTTGTGGATTACATGCAAAACAGCCACGGCAGAACAATGGCTTGCCCCTACAGCCTCCGCGCAACCCCCGACGCGTCCGCATCCACCCCAATCGCGTGGGCGGCGTTGAAGAAAAAGTTAAAGCCCTCAACGTTCAATATTCACAGTGTCCCAAGCCTCAAAGAGGAACCTTGGAACGACATTTTTGAGAATCGACAAAAACTGGAGGCAAAGTAA
- a CDS encoding Ku protein codes for MWSGSITIGLINVPVKLYAMVYDRGVTFHFLHKTDNQPLRYEKVCAKENKVVPWQEVVKGYEVSKNQYVVFTKEELDAVKPESDKRIRIDKFIDYLSVDPVYFYSSYALMPDKSNDAYSLLLTAFESMGKAAVGKITLRTKEYPVLVHAYKGALVLTTMRYGYDVVDPSGFEELQTLKTPQKTELDLAKKIIADLSGDFDINEYTDTYRLRLEVLIQKKLKGETITVEKAPKEEVKGLMAALQETLKQLEKK; via the coding sequence ATGTGGAGTGGCAGCATAACCATCGGCTTAATCAATGTGCCCGTCAAGCTTTACGCGATGGTTTACGACCGCGGAGTAACCTTCCATTTCCTGCATAAAACTGACAACCAACCGCTGCGTTACGAGAAGGTATGCGCTAAAGAAAACAAGGTGGTGCCCTGGCAGGAAGTCGTAAAGGGCTACGAGGTCAGCAAAAACCAGTACGTGGTTTTTACCAAAGAAGAGTTGGATGCGGTGAAGCCCGAATCCGATAAGCGCATCCGCATCGACAAATTCATCGACTACCTCAGCGTGGACCCCGTCTACTTTTACAGCAGCTACGCGCTCATGCCTGACAAAAGCAACGACGCCTACAGCCTGCTCCTAACCGCGTTTGAAAGCATGGGAAAAGCCGCCGTGGGCAAAATTACGCTGCGCACCAAAGAATACCCCGTGCTGGTGCACGCCTACAAAGGGGCGTTGGTGTTGACGACGATGCGTTATGGCTACGACGTGGTGGATCCCAGCGGCTTTGAAGAACTCCAAACGCTCAAAACCCCGCAGAAAACCGAGTTAGACCTTGCCAAAAAAATCATAGCCGACCTCTCAGGCGACTTCGACATCAACGAATACACCGACACCTACCGCCTACGCCTCGAAGTGCTCATCCAAAAGAAGCTTAAAGGCGAAACCATCACGGTTGAGAAGGCGCCCAAAGAGGAAGTCAAGGGCTTGATGGCGGCGTTGCAGGAAACGCTTAAACAGTTGGAAAAGAAATGA
- a CDS encoding ABC transporter permease — MSQARGLYTLWLREVKRFLRDRTRVISSFVQPILWLVIFGAGFGMHFAIPGIDYQQYLFPGIIGQTLLFTSMFMGISVIWDREFGFMKEILVAPISRFSLFLGKMFGDSSDALIQGLIVFGIGALLGISIDPVGFLISVPIMLLITFGLVSIGLIIASFMGSLESFGAIQTFINLPIFFLSGALFPINGPLAQGVPGWMQTASVFNPLTYGVDALRQVLLGGSYVALQPLWVNLGVICVFDAVMIAIGTWSFTRMK; from the coding sequence TTGAGCCAAGCCCGCGGATTATACACGCTTTGGCTAAGAGAAGTCAAGCGGTTCTTGCGTGACCGCACCCGCGTCATCAGCAGCTTTGTTCAGCCTATTTTGTGGCTGGTGATTTTCGGCGCAGGTTTTGGCATGCATTTTGCCATTCCAGGTATTGACTATCAGCAGTACCTGTTTCCAGGCATCATCGGACAAACCCTGCTCTTCACCTCCATGTTCATGGGCATATCCGTCATTTGGGACCGCGAATTCGGGTTCATGAAAGAAATCTTGGTTGCCCCCATTTCCCGTTTTTCGCTTTTCTTGGGGAAAATGTTTGGTGACAGCTCTGACGCATTGATTCAAGGCTTAATTGTCTTTGGCATCGGTGCCCTACTGGGCATAAGCATTGACCCAGTTGGTTTTCTGATTAGTGTGCCCATCATGCTGCTTATCACCTTTGGGTTAGTCAGCATTGGACTGATAATCGCCAGCTTCATGGGCAGCCTGGAAAGTTTTGGCGCCATCCAGACCTTCATCAACCTACCCATCTTCTTCCTCAGCGGTGCCCTGTTCCCTATTAACGGGCCTCTTGCGCAGGGTGTTCCTGGGTGGATGCAGACTGCTTCCGTTTTCAACCCGTTAACCTACGGTGTGGACGCGTTGCGGCAGGTCCTGTTAGGGGGGTCATATGTGGCTTTGCAGCCGTTGTGGGTTAACCTCGGGGTGATTTGCGTGTTTGACGCGGTTATGATTGCGATTGGCACGTGGTCGTTTACCCGAATGAAATAA
- a CDS encoding metal-sulfur cluster assembly factor, protein MTELEEKVREEVGKVQDPETGQSFAEMQMITTVKEEEPGVVRVEFIPTSPFCPIAFKLATDIKAAATQVTGVKKAVVYCRGHMMEQQINEMTNK, encoded by the coding sequence TTGACTGAACTGGAAGAAAAAGTCCGCGAAGAAGTCGGCAAAGTTCAGGACCCCGAAACGGGACAAAGCTTTGCGGAAATGCAGATGATAACAACCGTAAAAGAGGAAGAACCCGGCGTCGTGCGTGTAGAGTTTATTCCAACCAGCCCCTTTTGCCCCATCGCATTCAAACTTGCCACCGACATCAAAGCCGCCGCCACCCAAGTTACAGGCGTAAAAAAAGCCGTAGTTTACTGCCGCGGGCACATGATGGAGCAACAAATCAACGAAATGACCAACAAATAA
- a CDS encoding MFS transporter, translating to MKTRKTYVSIDRSFLILCVMGAFAILSSTMSKSPVLNPFATSLGTPSDLMGFVAAASTIPGILISLPAASLSDVIGRRKVLLFSAFVFASAPFLYLFVETWWQLALVRFYHGFATAIFIPVTEATVAEQFPFRCGERISLLHSINGVGRTLAPLLGGAILALTNNGFHAVYLAVGVAGVTTFVMAFLLLTEKKKPVTEPADAKKVAAKMVHCWRGVIQNRGAVLVSLVQASQYYVYGAVEFFIVGYALEVAGLDAFYAGLFLTTQVATVILTRPVLGRLSDRKGRRIPIVLGSVLGAALLFAIPFTTQLWLLLLIAVGYGVGFAAVISSTSPLMSELAPAGLVGSSMGFLSTMMDVGQTMGPIVSGFILASVFQYTGLFASLSLLLLASAAVFAVWGTTKKQQDSPVQCSRGQ from the coding sequence ATGAAGACCAGAAAAACTTACGTTTCTATTGATCGGTCGTTTTTAATTCTGTGCGTTATGGGAGCGTTCGCTATCCTCAGCTCCACCATGTCAAAAAGCCCCGTGCTAAACCCTTTTGCCACCAGCTTAGGCACCCCAAGCGACCTGATGGGATTTGTCGCAGCAGCCTCAACCATACCTGGCATACTCATCAGCCTACCCGCCGCGTCCCTCTCAGACGTCATTGGCAGAAGAAAGGTGCTTCTGTTTTCCGCGTTTGTTTTTGCATCAGCACCATTTCTGTACCTGTTCGTGGAAACTTGGTGGCAGCTGGCGTTGGTGCGGTTCTACCACGGCTTTGCCACAGCCATCTTCATACCCGTAACAGAGGCGACGGTGGCAGAACAGTTTCCCTTCCGATGCGGCGAACGCATATCCCTCCTCCATTCAATCAACGGCGTGGGGCGGACACTTGCTCCTCTTTTGGGTGGCGCAATTTTAGCGTTAACCAACAACGGCTTTCATGCAGTTTACTTGGCGGTTGGGGTTGCGGGCGTGACGACGTTTGTGATGGCGTTTCTGTTACTCACTGAAAAAAAGAAACCCGTTACCGAACCAGCAGATGCCAAAAAAGTAGCAGCCAAGATGGTTCACTGCTGGCGGGGAGTTATCCAAAACCGTGGGGCGGTGCTGGTTAGTCTGGTTCAGGCAAGCCAATACTACGTGTATGGCGCAGTGGAGTTTTTCATTGTGGGTTACGCGTTGGAGGTTGCGGGGCTGGATGCGTTTTATGCGGGACTGTTTTTGACCACGCAAGTTGCCACAGTAATTTTAACCCGACCAGTACTGGGCAGGCTTTCGGACAGGAAGGGACGCCGCATCCCCATCGTTTTGGGTTCAGTTCTGGGCGCCGCGTTACTGTTTGCCATACCCTTCACCACCCAGCTCTGGCTACTCCTACTCATCGCAGTCGGCTACGGAGTAGGCTTTGCCGCCGTAATCTCCTCCACCTCCCCACTTATGAGTGAGCTTGCACCTGCAGGTTTAGTGGGTTCATCCATGGGTTTTTTGAGTACCATGATGGATGTAGGGCAGACAATGGGGCCAATCGTGAGCGGATTCATTTTAGCCTCAGTTTTCCAATACACCGGACTGTTTGCCTCACTGAGCCTTTTGCTGCTGGCTTCCGCGGCGGTTTTTGCGGTCTGGGGAACAACAAAAAAGCAACAAGACAGTCCAGTTCAGTGTTCAAGGGGACAGTAA
- a CDS encoding zinc ribbon domain-containing protein produces the protein MPYCEKCGAQVDAESNFCRGCGAPQNKPASSAPAAVAASPSPSTPVSAPASGQVPVKSPQADNEPVLGVLLLRKPKSFGRYDTFTGVLTDKRLIFAQMTSDMLKDAAMQARNQAKAEGKGFFGQWGDQLKASFGYTQRYLSMPPSTALNETPGNFYVDHAGVRELKLKLKNLQQGNMENHEFELEFQSTSGKFEFRMDDNNDYVKLLKQVYGDRVKTPRGYFGHGFRISF, from the coding sequence ATGCCTTACTGCGAAAAATGTGGCGCCCAAGTGGATGCAGAATCAAATTTCTGCCGCGGCTGCGGCGCGCCCCAAAATAAACCTGCCTCTTCGGCGCCTGCCGCTGTGGCTGCTTCACCATCCCCTTCTACACCCGTTTCTGCTCCTGCTTCAGGTCAGGTACCTGTCAAATCCCCGCAAGCAGACAATGAACCCGTGTTGGGTGTGTTGCTACTGCGAAAACCCAAATCGTTTGGACGCTACGACACCTTCACCGGAGTCCTCACAGACAAACGCCTAATTTTTGCCCAAATGACCAGCGACATGCTCAAAGACGCCGCAATGCAGGCACGTAACCAAGCCAAAGCCGAAGGCAAAGGCTTTTTCGGGCAATGGGGTGACCAACTCAAAGCCTCATTCGGATACACACAACGATACCTGTCAATGCCGCCCTCGACTGCTCTAAATGAAACACCCGGCAACTTTTACGTTGACCATGCTGGCGTACGCGAGCTTAAGCTGAAACTTAAAAATCTCCAGCAAGGAAACATGGAAAACCACGAATTCGAACTGGAATTCCAGTCCACCTCGGGCAAATTTGAGTTCCGCATGGACGACAACAACGACTACGTCAAGCTTCTAAAGCAAGTCTACGGCGACCGCGTCAAAACGCCGCGAGGCTACTTTGGGCACGGCTTCAGAATCAGCTTTTAA
- a CDS encoding VOC family protein: MFVHVSVRTSDMDRSLKFYTKFLGLQIESRKEIVQTNAEIVFLQDPSGKGAKLELTLYRDQKKFIQADYEYRLFDHLAFEVEDMQQTLKAMREAGVNITDEPYRLSPTGSLLAFVEDPDGTLIELIEKQVPS; encoded by the coding sequence ATGTTTGTCCACGTTAGTGTGCGAACCAGCGATATGGATCGCTCTCTAAAGTTTTACACAAAATTTCTTGGACTTCAGATTGAGAGCCGCAAAGAAATCGTGCAGACAAATGCGGAGATTGTTTTTCTTCAGGACCCGTCGGGGAAAGGCGCCAAACTGGAGTTGACGCTTTACCGTGACCAGAAAAAGTTTATCCAAGCGGACTACGAGTACCGCCTTTTTGACCACTTAGCCTTCGAAGTGGAAGACATGCAACAGACGCTGAAGGCTATGCGGGAAGCAGGAGTGAATATAACTGATGAACCTTACCGTTTGAGCCCAACAGGGAGCCTGTTGGCGTTTGTGGAGGACCCAGATGGAACCCTCATCGAACTCATAGAAAAACAAGTTCCATCATAG
- a CDS encoding HIT family protein, which yields MSENCIFCKIVQKQSPSSVVYEDPQVLAFMDIRPVSEGHTLIIPKTHHESIFDTPDDLLAQTHKVTKKIAAAVKTAVKADGISIIQQNGAAAGQEVFHLHVHVIPRFEGRKMPRFEELGIADRETLDALAEKIKPYLQ from the coding sequence ATGAGTGAAAACTGCATCTTCTGCAAAATCGTACAAAAACAATCACCCTCAAGCGTCGTATACGAAGACCCACAAGTTTTAGCTTTCATGGACATCCGACCTGTAAGTGAAGGCCACACCCTCATCATACCCAAAACCCACCACGAAAGCATCTTTGACACCCCCGACGATTTACTGGCCCAAACACACAAAGTCACCAAAAAAATCGCCGCAGCAGTCAAAACAGCCGTAAAAGCAGACGGCATCAGCATCATTCAGCAAAACGGCGCGGCTGCGGGGCAAGAAGTGTTTCATCTGCACGTACATGTCATTCCCAGATTTGAAGGCCGAAAGATGCCCCGCTTTGAAGAACTTGGCATAGCTGACAGGGAAACTCTTGATGCGCTTGCGGAAAAAATAAAACCCTACCTACAGTAA
- a CDS encoding ATP-binding cassette domain-containing protein, producing the protein MPYVIETNHLTRAFNGFKAVDKLDIAVEPGEIFGLLGPNGAGKTTTISMLCTILKPTGGSAKVNGYDIVKQAMQVRRSIGMVFQDPSIDDRLTGRENLYMHANLYGVPPGEQKDRINRILKLVELEDRADDLMRTYSGGMRRRLELGRGLIHYPKVLFLDEPTVGLDPQTRDHIWSYIKELKYTHDITIVLTTHYMDEADRLCDRIGIIDHGKLITLDTPPKLKETLEGDVITINSAKIDELTALLVEKLGLMQCVIVDGALEITVRGGRNIMPRIMEVAAANKIFIDSILLREPNLEDVFLHYTGRNIRADSTRELYGFAAIQRRKIH; encoded by the coding sequence ATGCCTTACGTTATTGAAACTAATCATTTGACTCGCGCTTTTAACGGGTTCAAAGCCGTGGATAAACTTGACATAGCGGTGGAGCCTGGCGAAATTTTTGGTTTACTTGGACCTAACGGGGCGGGCAAAACCACCACCATAAGCATGCTCTGCACAATTCTGAAGCCTACGGGCGGCTCCGCGAAGGTCAATGGTTACGACATAGTTAAGCAAGCTATGCAGGTTCGCCGAAGCATCGGTATGGTTTTTCAAGACCCCAGCATCGACGACCGCCTCACCGGCAGGGAAAACCTGTACATGCACGCTAACCTTTACGGCGTGCCGCCTGGTGAGCAGAAAGACCGCATAAACCGCATTCTCAAGCTGGTTGAGTTGGAAGACCGCGCCGACGACTTGATGCGAACCTATTCGGGCGGTATGCGGCGCAGGCTTGAGCTGGGCAGAGGCTTAATTCATTACCCCAAAGTGTTGTTTCTGGATGAACCCACTGTGGGCTTGGACCCTCAGACCCGAGACCACATCTGGAGCTACATTAAAGAGCTCAAATACACCCACGACATAACCATTGTCTTAACCACCCACTACATGGACGAAGCCGACCGGCTCTGTGACCGCATCGGCATAATTGACCACGGCAAACTCATCACGTTGGACACGCCGCCCAAGCTAAAAGAAACCCTCGAAGGCGACGTAATCACCATCAACTCCGCCAAAATCGACGAGTTGACTGCGTTGCTTGTCGAGAAGCTTGGGCTTATGCAATGCGTCATTGTTGACGGTGCCCTTGAAATCACGGTTCGCGGCGGAAGAAACATCATGCCTCGCATTATGGAGGTTGCAGCTGCCAACAAAATCTTTATTGATTCAATTCTGTTGCGTGAGCCTAACTTGGAAGATGTGTTTTTGCATTACACGGGCAGGAACATACGGGCCGACAGCACACGGGAATTGTACGGGTTTGCAGCGATTCAACGGAGGAAGATTCATTGA
- a CDS encoding type II toxin-antitoxin system HicB family antitoxin: protein MDTFIFLHGLYKVIMSSEKPQKFTVLLKTHPEGTFTAYCVEVPLSCTGKTKEEALKNIKEAIESTGWKLKPAT from the coding sequence ATGGATACCTTCATATTTCTACACGGTCTCTACAAGGTTATCATGTCCTCTGAGAAGCCTCAAAAATTCACTGTCCTCCTAAAAACCCACCCTGAAGGCACCTTCACCGCGTACTGCGTAGAAGTTCCCCTGTCCTGCACGGGTAAAACTAAGGAAGAAGCCCTCAAAAACATCAAAGAAGCCATCGAAAGCACAGGCTGGAAACTCAAACCAGCCACGTGA
- a CDS encoding OsmC family protein — MPEMNFEGTATWKSGTECDLSVKGKHIATVSPPPSFGGKEGFCVPEEIFAAALASCMNTLFILIAKNSQLGLKNLATKAEVKMNVEGMEKLIFTDVHFSMNVGLENDTEWDRKKANTVYGMAQKICPLRQSWGENVPISFELNFV, encoded by the coding sequence ATGCCAGAAATGAATTTTGAAGGAACCGCCACCTGGAAAAGCGGCACCGAATGCGACCTATCCGTCAAAGGAAAACACATAGCCACCGTCAGCCCACCCCCCTCGTTTGGCGGAAAAGAAGGCTTCTGCGTCCCCGAAGAAATCTTCGCCGCCGCCCTAGCCTCATGCATGAACACCCTGTTTATTTTAATTGCCAAAAACAGCCAACTCGGACTCAAAAACCTCGCAACCAAAGCCGAAGTTAAAATGAACGTCGAAGGCATGGAGAAACTGATTTTCACCGACGTACACTTCTCGATGAATGTTGGATTGGAAAACGACACGGAATGGGACCGCAAAAAAGCCAACACCGTCTATGGCATGGCACAAAAAATCTGTCCCTTGCGGCAGTCTTGGGGAGAAAACGTCCCCATAAGCTTTGAACTCAACTTCGTGTAA
- a CDS encoding NosD domain-containing protein — protein MNAATRPLALTVFLAATLLAVSLLSLPEPAYSQATGTVIRIHSDGSIDPSSVPIRRSGDIYTFTGNVTVQGVVIEKEGITIDGAGYTLMGPYTGEQTLWIIGQGPDQVVPEDNTETWSIGVDTATNTIGFLTIKNLNILNFSIGMYPWTPNNTITGNAVTNCIVGILVAGDNNTITNNYLADNKNGIFFGSNNQVGNLPANLDISGNTFINNVQQLGGCLCGDDYNTTEPIHTWDNGKEGNFWSDYQGEDGDGDGLGDTPYVIDPLNMDRYPLIAQSVVPPKIAAGLQSDWLLGVSGLVAVAVVIAVVLRQINKRQKAKQ, from the coding sequence ATGAATGCGGCAACGAGACCTCTTGCCTTAACCGTGTTCCTTGCTGCAACCCTTTTAGCAGTCTCCTTGCTATCCCTCCCCGAACCCGCTTATTCGCAAGCAACGGGGACGGTGATTCGAATACACTCCGACGGCTCTATTGACCCCTCTTCGGTGCCGATTCGACGCAGCGGAGACATCTACACTTTCACGGGTAACGTGACCGTGCAGGGTGTTGTCATCGAAAAAGAAGGCATCACCATAGACGGTGCAGGATACACGTTGATGGGTCCCTACACGGGGGAGCAGACGCTGTGGATAATCGGGCAAGGACCCGACCAGGTTGTGCCGGAAGACAACACTGAAACCTGGTCTATAGGCGTTGACACTGCAACCAACACAATCGGGTTCTTGACCATCAAAAACCTCAATATCCTAAACTTCAGCATCGGCATGTACCCGTGGACGCCAAACAACACCATCACAGGCAACGCCGTAACCAACTGCATCGTTGGCATCCTAGTCGCGGGTGACAACAACACAATCACAAACAACTACTTAGCCGACAACAAAAACGGCATCTTTTTTGGCTCTAACAACCAAGTGGGGAACCTTCCTGCCAACTTAGATATCAGCGGCAACACCTTCATCAACAACGTTCAGCAGCTTGGCGGGTGCCTCTGTGGCGACGACTACAACACCACTGAGCCTATACACACATGGGACAACGGCAAAGAAGGCAACTTTTGGAGCGACTATCAAGGAGAAGATGGCGATGGCGACGGCTTAGGTGACACCCCCTACGTGATTGACCCCCTCAACATGGACCGATACCCCTTGATTGCCCAGTCAGTCGTGCCTCCAAAAATCGCGGCGGGGCTGCAGTCGGATTGGCTGTTGGGTGTTTCTGGGTTGGTTGCAGTTGCCGTTGTAATTGCAGTTGTTCTCAGGCAAATTAACAAGAGGCAAAAAGCAAAACAATGA